TAAATTGCTTCAATCCTTTTAGCTCcaatctttttaatttataaaaatgattctCGTTTAATCCTTTGCAAAGATCATtgcttataaataaatttgtaatgcCCTTTTCTATTAAGACCCCAAGTTCATGTAGGAAACTGGTGGTATTGTTTATATCATTCTCCAACCAAAGTTGTCTTTTCCCACTTTCAAATTTAGTTCTCTCGCATCCTCCTCCTATTCTTATCTCAAATTTAGTTCGCTCGCATTCTCCTCCTATTCTTATCTTGAATTGTTCTAACAAcgttgaagaagaaaatagCATAACACCTCTCGGCACTTGTTCAATGTTGGGTACCTCCAGTTCCAATTTCCACAATTTATGCAAGTAATTTAACTCATCGATACCTGCTGCATGATTGTCTCCGCCATTAACGTCTTTTTTTTGTAGCCTCCAATCTTGAAAACTCTCCCACATGTACAATTCTTCTAGATTAGTAAGCTTCGAAAGAACACCATTGAATATAAAACATTTGCACCTAGTCAAATCCAACAATCTTAAGTTTGTTAACTCACTTATTTCGTTTGACAAATCTTTAATGGTTGAATCTCGAAGGCTAAGGATCTCCAAACACTTAATATGTCCAATAGAAGATACACTCATATCCAAACTCAATCTCTCTAGGGATAACATCTTCAACTTCGATGGAAACTCACTAATCTTACCTAGATGGCaaactatatttataactttgagATTATCCGCCACTTTAGGTAAATTccatgatattttaatatttggtaGGTAATGATTCGAACTATCCAACCGTAGTAGTTCCAATTTTGAGCCTCGAAATTCCACGGTATTAGGGACATCTAAATTATTCTTCCTGAACAATATTGAAATCATCTTAGTATGTGGAGTATCTATATTCTCTAGTTCGTCCATACCATCACACTCAAGATAATTAATACCGTTATTTTCTTGTTTTGCAATTGAAATTCCCACATCTCTCACCACATCATGCATCTTCACTGCATATTCTTTAACATTTATTAGCAAATTTCTCTTTGTTAGGTCGTCTAATAAGGTCTCTACACGATCACTTATACGGTGTAGATTCATACCTTTGAAGAGTTGCAAACCCACTACATAACGATACAACGTCTCGATGGGAATCTCTTCGTCTTCTTGGAATAAGCAGCAAAACAAGAACAAGCTTCGGGCATTGGGATCTTCTAAGAAGTCATAACTCGTCTGCACGACCTTGTCTATCTTGTCATGGTGTAGTTGTTGACTCTGCAACCTGTAAAGCATATCGTTCCACACGGATGTTCTCTTATTTACGAGAGCGCCTCCTACAACCTCAAGCGCTAGGGGTAGTCCTGCACATTCTTTCACAATTTGTCTtgctatttcatttttttcaatatcaTCATTAGGCAGATTGACTTTTCTTTTAAACAAAGTCAAGGATTCTTCATCTGACAAAATGTCAAGAGAGAATTCTTGTTTGGTGATGTTCCGTTCACCTGACCACAATGAATCTTTGTTTCTAGATGTGTAAATTATTTTACAGAAACTCCCATCAacatttgattttgttaatggAAAACCAAAAGCATTTAAATCAAACTCCTTCCAAACATCATCCAACAAGACAACAACCTTTTTGTTACTAAAAGCTTTTCGTAATTGTTCTGCTCTTAAAATCCCATTCTCTATTTCTTTAAGCGAAGACCCTAACATCTCCGCGACTTCTTGTTGGATAGTATTGAAATTGGGACTATTGGAGACAGTCGAAATAACTTGAACATCAAATAAAGGCTTAGGGAAGTCTTGTACCTTTTGGAGGACTTGCTTGGCCAATGTAGTCTTTCCAATGCCTCCCATCCCGCATATCCCAATTAACATTGTCTTTTCATCCCTTAACTTCTCAATGATGTCTTCCACAATCTGACTTCGGCTGTTGAAATCACGAGCATCTCCAATGTAATCGCCTATATTTATGGGTGACACGGGTAAGGCGTGACCCGTCTGTGGCAACTGAGCACCAGATTGAACAAGCTCAATTATAACAACAGATAACTTCTTCCCCTTCCTGCCCAAAGAAAAGCGCAAGCTTATATTAGGACACCATTTTATGGAGAAACACCCTTTCTGAACCTCGGCCTTCTCATTGAGAAGACTCTTTGCTTCTACAATTATTCCGTCTGCATTGTCAATCCACAACTTGACGATTTCACCTAGGGTGTTCCGCTTCCTCATTTCTGCATCTTCCCTTGCTTGTACATCGTTTTTCATTGCTATTAGTTTTTCTAGTTGAGTTTGGAGTTCTTGAAAGTTATTGTTGAAGCAGAAGAAATAACCAAGTTCTCGTTGAATTGGCTCAATCAGCAACTCCCCGATCTTTCCTAGTACACTCAAACCAACCTCTCCTGCCATTTGTATGACTTGTTCACTTACTCGCTCTCCGtgtgtgttcttctttcttaaaAAGAATGCAAAGAATATAGAAAAGAAATGATCTCTCTAATTAATACTGGTAGGTGCGAGTCTGGAAATAGAATTGTTACTGCATgcattgaagaaaataataaattattgtaccATTTCCTCTGTGGGCCTTGAAAATGaattattggaaaaaaaaatatgtgaatgcGTGGTTGCATGAAATGaattattggaaaaaaaaaagtgaatcaaatgtcattttctaataataatgctactttatatttaaaatttaaattttataaaagtaaattaaaaatattttattatttttattaaataaatggaTGGACAGTAGAAAATAAATGAGATTAcaaaatatgagaataaataatcaactccaataataaaaaaatagttaagtaATTGTGTGACTAACCTGATCTccagtttttttattttatttgtctcTTTCCAACGCAAGCTAAGAGCCGGTATTTATGTGTCGGCATATGTCAGATTTATGAGCAGAAATAAGTCTGCAATAAATAGCATATCTATGTCCAACAACAAAAGAAATTTAATGATGTGTTCATAAGCATATATTGTGtgtttattaatgattttcaatGTAAGGTTCACATATATTATGAGCATGAACTATCTTTAATTGGAACATGTTTTAATAtgaaatgtatttatttaagtCCTTAATGGTACATCAAGACATACATGATATTTAGTTccttttaatatacataattaatatagtACCCTACAAACATAAGAATATGTTCCAAGTCTGGAACAGTACTGTAATGAAGAAGAGGAGATAAGATATGCATGGTTTGGATTGAATAATAATCACCATCTCAAAAGTTATTTATCACTTTTTTCTTTGTCTAGCCTTGGAAAACAATTATTGGtggaaatattaataaagttaaagtttAATGGTACATCAAGACATACATGATATTTGttcaattgtttatttattaaacaatgaATATTGATCATTCCCATCTACTTAATTGCTCTGGGATTTTTCATCTTTGAAGTTCTTTAACATTTCTTTGATCAATTGATTATTCACTTTTGAACCATAGTTTTTATCATATCAAGGTACATTTTCTCACATTTATTTCTTCACTGAAAtacatgtttaaaatttatttgatctATTTGTTGATTTCCTTCAAGGCCTCTTACCTTCTTACTAACTTCTTGTCAATCCCCAAATGATCTTTGGgttctttctttccaaattcCATAGAAAATTACTAAAACAAAAGCACACATGAAAACACCAGCTCTAGATTGTCTTTCTGCCATTCTTTTGACACCTTTCCTGATCGAGAATTGAGATCATCATGCTAGCAAAATATTATTCAAGTTTATGTTAGAAAATGGACAAATATAGTTAAATGATCAAGAGTTTCCTTATCCTTTCCACAAAGGGGCAAGTTTCATAttcaatttctttaaatttcttCATGACATCTTTTGTCCAAAGCTTCCCAAGGAATCCCATCCAAAGTATAAAGTTGTGGCTAAGAGAGGCTGATTTGGACTAAACAAGTTTGTGCGCCATGTAAGGGAGCCACTCTTATTCATACCCGGAGGGCCCAACCATGCCatactaatatatatactatataatatatttattcattttttaagaaatttaatttcattcaaaGAAAGTCGTTTAAGTAAAACgacaaaattgataaataaataaaaaaaacaaaaataacgtACATTGTCTCTTTTTGCTCTCTTAAATCAGCGAGTTTAGCTTCCAGCTCTTGAAAGTTACTGTTAAATCAGAAGAGACGGTCAAGTTCTCTTGAATTGGCTCGATCAACAACTCACCTATGTAGCCATTTGTATGctttgttctttcttttttttcctgTGGTcttgtttcttaaaaaaaagaatgcACATAATATATACAGAAGATCAAGAAATTATATACCAAGCAAGtaagaaatcaaattttattgttaataggTGTGAGAAAATATTAAAGAGTTGGAATAGGACCAATACTGGCATCGAAATTATTACTGCATTGAAGTAGATAATAGATTGTTGTACTATTTCTTTTGTGGGCcttgaaaatgaattatttgaaaatttgattgaaaaaatgTATAAAGATCAATGAAGGGAAAAGATATGCTTTGGAAAAAGTTTATAAAGAACAATGAAGGGATAAGATGTGTGTTGGACCGTGGTTGCATAATATAATTATTGGAGGgacaaaaaaaagaagaaaaaaaagtgaatcaaaatttcattttctaataaattaataaaaagcatttttaatttacattatatatgatttctttattttattcattattctcAAGGATGTGTCAGCAAATATAGagaataatgtatattttttgtATGGAATCTTCTAAATAATCGTTTtatcaactaattaattatgataagtataaatgtttaatttataaaaaaagtttggatatttgagattttgtttcatttaataagactcttttattaaaatggtGTAATATATTTGAAACGGAACTGAATAGTCTTTGGGAATTGATGATTAGATGTAAGTATGATTAAGATTGGTCTGattggttcaccaaaatgtctaacTATTCAGTGGGAGTATAGTATTTGTAGAAGAATTTATTATATGTGGAAAAAATTTCGTGGGAAGTCTAGATTAATTGTGTAGATGGTTTTTTGATCAGTTTTGGGgacgacatttggtgtagtgtcaaaaatCTAGTTACGACGTATCTTAAGTTTgcttctatttatatatgtagAAAATACCACAGTTAAGGAAATGTTTGATCCTTGATCTAGTAGTTTCTCTAgccaaattagaaataaaaagagattaaatattaGGGAGAGTTTGTCccataataaagttttatttttgatagAACGCAAAACAAGTGTCCACATCTAAATAAgacgttatgcgttgacaaaagattgatagttttcatgtgggacatttctataattttttagcTAATatgattccatataatttttgttaggaGAAAGTTTGAGAGTCAAACATTCAATCCAATATCTAGTTCTTTGAGTTGTTAGGCTAAATTGACTGCATTAGCCGTTGAATGGAGACCCGGGACTAGTTCCATTCGAATGGGCTATGACTTAACTTTCCAACCATAGGTCGTAATCCAAAACTAAGCACTACAACTCtagttatgaattaaaaaatgagGGCATGTCTGGTTTGATAACGTCTTGGTCGCATCGTCTTCTACCATCGATTCGAGGAATACGATTGTCGACTACTTTTTGGAAATAAACGAACGTTGTAGAGGACTCTttcatatttctaaaatataCAAGAACAACTAATTTCATTGAGTATAGAGACTTGGGTAAttttttgaagttgaagatgccCTTCAGGATTTCATCATCGGAAAATGACTCAAAATCCATGATTTTGAAtggtttaaaaataagttatgcGCCTAGCGTTAGCATGACGTCAACATGCGCAATTTTGAATCCTTTTGGGCACTAAACCTGGCGTTTTGACCTCCGTTGACTCGCTCCCGACTCCCAACCATCTTATATCATTACATTTGTCTCACTTTGACAACCCAACCACCAATTTAATTGACTTTTgatctcgtgacctcactttCATTTCGGTCAACCAACCATCGCATTCATACATATTTAAAAACCAATATCATTTATTACTCAATGGATCTCTCATCATTACTAATCACATAAACATCACTTCGATCATTCTACACCCAACTATCTCAACATTATTGACATTATTGACATTTTACCCTCATTTCTGTCAACCAAACATCTCATCATTATCAAATTTTTACCCTTATTTCAATAAACCAGTATCATTAACATTTACCACTAGACCACTTAAGATTAttaatctatatttataattttttatttgtaattgttAAGAATAATGGGTCAATATTgtatagtatttaatattttagggtTCTTAGTATGTGTTAAGTATATATTAAGACACATATACATTAAGGCCCATATACATTAAGATCCACATTAAGGTATAGGGTTTCTTATCTATATATAGTTGTCTCCAACTATTGGAGAGGCAAAACTTCTGAAATCCTTTTATTTGTAACTTGGTATTAGAGCCATGAAATTAAGGTTTCTCGTTTCTGTCTTTTCCTTCCTCTCTAATTGCGGCCAAAGTCGTGACTTTGTAGGACATCGTCAGTATAGTGCTCATCTATCAGTGGAGACAGAGACTTTTGGTATGGATACTCCTTCACCTGTAGTAGAGTCTCCTTTGACGGTTTTTGAGACGACTACTCTACGTAGCTTTCTAGACAACTCTTTTACTCCTCTCATTTTTTCGATTCCGGTATGAATTTTACCTTAACATCCACACAATCTTCTTCTAATTCTTGGACCATTGATTTAGGAGCCTCTGACCATATGACAAATTcttttagtttgtttatttctaatttattttaatagcaTACTATTCGGGTTACAGATGGACCCCTTGTACCTATTCTAAGAAAATGGTCTATTTAGATTTCTTCTAAATTATCTTTGAACTATGTCTTACATGTTCTATCAttcactttaaattttttatttattaaacgtATTATAGAGTCTCTCAATTGTTCGATAACAATCTTCCCTTCTCATTGTATTTTTCAGGACATAGCAATCGGTCAGACGATTGGTGGAGTAAAGTCTACAATGACTTATATGTCTTGGAGAATATGTCTACTTCTTCATTGATGATCAACCAAGTATCAACTAGCTCCCCGTTAGAGTCTTTGTATTCCTGGCATAGACATTGTGGTCATCTCTCATTTGGTGCATTAGAACATATTTTTCCTACTTTAACTAGGCAATGTAGTAGGTCTAACTTTATGTGTGAACCATGTGAACTTGCGAAACACAAACGTTCCAGTTATCCTATTAGTAATCAGAGGAGCATGACTCCATTTCCTGTTATTCATTCTAATATTTAGGGCACAACTCAAGTTACTAGTCGTTCCGGATATAAATGGTTTGTTACTTATATTGATTGTTATACCCACATTGCTTGGATTTACTTAATTCATCGCAAAAATGAAGTATTTGAATGccttaaattatttcatattatgATTCATACACAATTACAAGTTGCCTTAAAGTATTTGAATGccttaaattatttcataatccTCTCCTACTTTGTGTATTTGAATGTGTCTTCTTTTTTCATAACTCTACTCTATCGCATGGAAAGTTAGATCGCCGAGTTCTAAAATGTGTCTTTATCAGTTATTATCTAACTTATAAAGGGTACAAATGTTATCATCCTCCCATTAAATTGGTGTTTGTTAGTCATGATGTCACTTTTTGGGAGTCAAATCCTTATTACACCTCAAACTCATGTTTATCTCTTTAGGGGAGAGTttagaaaaagaagaataaacaTGGAGCCTTCTTCAATTCCCATCTTTGTCACTTATGGGAAAATAAAGAGTCAGACCATCTTCCTTTTCCAAGACATGAGGAGAGAGGGACCTTCTAGTGGAGAATCAGGTATGACACTCGGTAGACTTGATGGACCGAATTTATTGACATACTCACACAAACAACAtggaaattttatatttccccCTCAATTGTCATATCCGGAAGTTAGTCTCATAGTTTCTCCTTCCTCCTATACATGGAGCCTTCTTCAATTCTCATCTTTGTCACTCATGGGAAAATAAAGAGTCAGACCATCTTCCTTTTCCAAGACATGAGGAGAGAGGGAAACACCTTCTAGTGGAGAATCATGTATGACACTCGGTAGACTTGATGGACCGAATTTATTGACATACTCACATAAACAACATGGAGATTATATATTTCCCCCTCAATTGTCATATCCGAAAGTTAGTCTCATAGTTGCTTCTTTCTCCTATACAAACGGTAATCTTTCTCTTTTTGACCGTTATTTTTCCATAGTTGCTAGaaaaaattctagaaaatgtaCTATGTATCCTATTTCTAACTTATTTTCTTAAGATTCTTTATCTCCTTACTATTGTGCGTTTGTTTCCACTTTGTATTCTCTTCCTATTCCTCAGGGCTGACAGGATGCTATACTTGAATCAAAGTTGAGAAGTACTTTGAGTGAAGAGATGAATACTCTTAAAAAGAGCGGCACATGAGATCTTGTGACTTTTCATGTTGGCAAAAAAATAGTTGGATGCAAAGAGTGTTCACAGTAAAATATAAACCAAATGAAATAGTTGAAAGGTACAAGGCAAGACTAGTTGTGAAGGGGTACACACAGACACTTGGGATTGACTATCAAGAGACGTTTGCTCTCGTCACCAAGATGAACTCCATTCGGATCCTAATTTCTTGTGCTGCAATCTAGGATGGAATTTTCAACAACTTGATGTGAAGAATGTCTTTTTACATGGCAACTTAGATGAAGAAGTTTGTTAAGAGACAAAGAGGCAATATTACAATATTGATTGTGTATGTCAATGACATCATTATGATGGGTGGTGATGAAGATGAGATTAACTCAATCAAACAACGATTGGTGATTGAGTTTGAGGTTAAAGACTTGGGTTCGTTACGGTACTTTCTTGAGATTGAGGTAGCTAGATCATCTCGTGGGATCTTTCTCTCCCAATGGAAATATGTCATTGATCTTCTATCTGATACTGGGATGATGGAATTCAAACATGCGGATCGCCTTTTAAAGCTAATCATAAGCTTTCCATAGGTGTTGGTATTGAGGTGGATAAGGAGAGATATCAATGGTTAGTTGAGAGACTTATATACATTGCTCATACTAGACCTAAGATTTCTTATGATGCTGGTGTTATGAGCCAATACATGCATGATTCTTGTGAAACTTATATGGATACAGTCCATTGCGGTCTAAGATACTTGAAGGCAACATCGGGTAAGAGCTTGTTGTTTAAACCTCACAGTCACCTAGATGTTCAAGGATATACCGACTCAGATTGGACTATCTCCTTGGATGATAGGCGTTCCACTTCAGGCTAATGTGCCTTTGTTGGAGATAATCCGGTAACTTGGTGCAACAAGAAACAAACGGTGGTAGCAAGGTCTAGTGTCGAGGCGGAGTATAGAGATATAGTTCTTGGTGTTAGTGAGCTCTTATGGACTCGCTCTCTTCTTATAGAACTTGGTTTTACATTAATTGGTCCTATGAAGTTATTTTGTGATAACAAGGCTGATATCTCTATTGTTAATGATCCGATTCAACACGATCAAACCAAGTATATTGAGATTGATCAGCACTTCATCAAGGAGTAGATTTCTAGCGGTCTCCTTTGTACCTCTTATGTAAAGACTAGTGATCAACTAGCCGATGTGTTAACTAAAAGTCTAAGTAGTAGAGATTGTGTTCCCGTTATAAGTAAGTTAGGCATGACAAATATCTTCGCTCCAACTTGAGGGGGAGTATTAAGAATAATGGGTcaatattatatagtatttaatgTTTTAGGGTACTTAGTATGTGTTAAGTATATATTAAGACCCATATACATTAAGGCTCGCATTATGGCTTAGGGTTTCTTATCTATAGTTGTCTCCAACTATTAAAGAAACAAAACTTCTAAAATCCTTTTATTTGTAACTATAATTTGTATGactaataattcaaaataaaatcactccacacattaaaaacattatcctctaatattaaaatataaaacttttaagaattaataaaaaaaatattaaaaatatcgcAATTATCTgcgtataatatatatatatatatatatatatttatatatatatatatatatatatatatatatatatatatatcctttttAACTCTTTTTGTAATGAATTGCTCCAAGTGTGAGTTAGAGCCAACCCATAAATCAACAACCCGACTCATTTATACTCACATAACGGGTCGTGGGTTGTGAGaactcatatatttattatatatttatatatttggagGACCATGAATATGAATGATTGAAAAAAGTggggaaaatattttataaatttatttatggagtcttaatataaaattattgttgaaaaaaggaaggaatttattttttatggatAGATAAATGTCGTTAGCATTCTTTAACttacaaaaacaaagaaaatgagaaaaaccTATATAAAAGTGGATGAGTGCAAAAGTAAAAAGGAACTACAACAAAATACAAGAATAACCGACATTTAAGTTTAATGTAATGCGATTATATAGCCAATCGACACACCTGATCCTCTAAAGTATAAACCTAGCCTCAAAGAGTTATTGGACATGCACCACAACGATAAACAATAAAATGCGGAATTTAACCTCCGTTTGACAATACTTTCTCAAACCGTTTAAACCTGAGAGGAAActaacaaataggtatgcacaaatgcaatcaacacagtccctaaaacagtgagtaacacaccaagcaagcacacacacaaacaacaccaaattttagcgtggaaaacccctcaatgggtcAAAAACCACGGGATacctagtgccgcttaaaatcTACTACCAATGGCAAGAGATCAATACAAAGTATTCTTtagacaatactagaggcatacaaattcatCATACCCTTagaaacatgcacatcaaggaatatgaaaataatcaaagaacaagaaatgaAGAATATTACCGAAATAACTGCTAATGTTTCGGCAACGAAACATTGACCTCCAGACCTCAGAATTCGATCTCCACCGTCcagaatgttggcccagaagttTTGAAGCTTCTTCTGTCCAAAAATTAGGACGATCCAACGGTGAAAACTCCAGCGATCATCAAAACACTATGACTAGTTCGGAATGAACAGTACCTCCGAAACTTAaagtttttctctcttttctttcttactttttctctctctatctcttgCTAAAAAAACTCTTCTTTTATCTTGCTCCCAAATAAGTGTATTAAGCAGGGTCCAAGATAGGCCTATTTGCTGGGATTTTTCTAATAgactaaggaaaacaaaaaaaccCAACAAGAGCATGGGGGTATTTGGCGCTATCGAGTATCGATAAGCTTAACAGGTCTGGTGTTATCAATAAACATTTTTGATTGAGGAAGTTAATCACAGTCATTACCTCCATTTCAACTTAACACATTTAAGGCGAGAATCGAACTCgtaattttttatctcttagaAACCACTCCAACCAATTGAACTACCTTATTGGATTCCTCTAAAGCCATATAATACACcaaaaaacataagaaaacaTTGACACGCAACTTCACAGTCTCGATTCATGCCTCGTAGCTAGAAGGCCGCAAAGGTTATGACTTATGGGCATAACCCAACTAATGATGACTGAAAGTTCCAATGGAATCCAAATTCAACTTACATCTAGAAATTGAGCAAAAGGTGGGGACCAGACTCTACCATCTTGCAATACATGTATCCAAAAACCTCTTACTCAGGACCAAGATGCTACTACTTTGGATAACACTTCAAATAGCTTCCAATAATCATTTCTTAACTCAATAATCTTCCTTATAAAACATGCAACACTGGGTTAACACTGAGTTGGAGTTAGTTCGATCTTACTTTTATTGGCACgtagtggcggacctacaaggagccgggcctcccccaacttaaaaaaaaaattaatataataattgagttCCACCTTTTCCTCTTTGTCGTTCTCCTCTCTATTCCCTCATCTTTTTTCCTTTCTGCCCTAATTCCTATCCATCTGATCTCTCATTCTCTCTAATCTCTACCTTAATTCATATTCATCTAATCTTTCATTCTCTCTAATCTTCTTCTCtttatttgttttctctctctatattatataataatatattatttatttctctctatattaataaaaaataatttttttaaatgttttattacttttcatccttaatattaactattttatatatcaataaccctaattatattgtttatatagatattatGTATTTCCATctctaataatttaaat
This is a stretch of genomic DNA from Impatiens glandulifera chromosome 4, dImpGla2.1, whole genome shotgun sequence. It encodes these proteins:
- the LOC124935417 gene encoding disease resistance protein UNI-like; protein product: MAGEVGLSVLGKIGELLIEPIQRELGYFFCFNNNFQELQTQLEKLIAMKNDVQAREDAEMRKRNTLGEIVKLWIDNADGIIVEAKSLLNEKAEVQKGCFSIKWCPNISLRFSLGRKGKKLSVVIIELVQSGAQLPQTGHALPVSPINIGDYIGDARDFNSRSQIVEDIIEKLRDEKTMLIGICGMGGIGKTTLAKQVLQKVQDFPKPLFDVQVISTVSNSPNFNTIQQEVAEMLGSSLKEIENGILRAEQLRKAFSNKKVVVLLDDVWKEFDLNAFGFPLTKSNVDGSFCKIIYTSRNKDSLWSGERNITKQEFSLDILSDEESLTLFKRKVNLPNDDIEKNEIARQIVKECAGLPLALEVVGGALVNKRTSVWNDMLYRLQSQQLHHDKIDKVVQTSYDFLEDPNARSLFLFCCLFQEDEEIPIETLYRYVVGLQLFKGMNLHRISDRVETLLDDLTKRNLLINVKEYAVKMHDVVRDVGISIAKQENNGINYLECDGMDELENIDTPHTKMISILFRKNNLDVPNTVEFRGSKLELLRLDSSNHYLPNIKISWNLPKVADNLKVINIVCHLGKISEFPSKLKMLSLERLSLDMSVSSIGHIKCLEILSLRDSTIKDLSNEISELTNLRLLDLTRCKCFIFNGVLSKLTNLEELYMWESFQDWRLQKKDVNGGDNHAAGIDELNYLHKLWKLELEVPNIEQVPRGVMLFSSSTLLEQFKIRIGGECERTKFEIRIGGGCERTKFESGKRQLWLENDINNTTSFLHELGGIIGVSTVVEEQGGKSIEFPNLKELDLEYLDKLTSIVVNINNLDDEEEKAQQRTLFGHDEVSFPRLDELIIDGLPKINYIVGWKEGGRQGKGHHNKIFPVLRRMELRNLSNLIHVYEMNQPGLGVLLFQNLTYLQVGECGKLRYLFSENIGRVAANHLASLDICECPMMEVVMKNIEEEVIIDDKAGVGGGGSNSHFFPLLGRLTLLSLSGLRSFCDVAYTWELSSLNNLWVSRCPKLEALSPGFLDSPMLGTLFYGLDTVYVKDTWKGDINAALRHIKTLLSSQSAWEIVKSGIVEPNEDATLALTQAFKKNKKKDQHALSIIH